One Streptomyces sp. CG4 genomic window, GAGCGGTTCCGCAGCGAGGTCGAGGCCGCCCGTGCGGTGGGCGGTTTCCATACGGCACAGGTCGTGGACGCGGACGTGGACGGCGAGCTGTTGTGGCTGGCCACGGCCTACATCCCCGGACCGACCCTCGCGGGGCGGCTCGCCGCCGAGGGTGCGATGGACGAGCCGCGGCTGCGGGCGCTGGCCGCCGCGCTCGCCGAGGCGCTGGAGTCCATCCACTCCTGCGGGCTGGTGCACCGCGATCTCAAGCCCGGCAACATCATCATGGCCGTCGACGGCCCGCGCGTCCTCGACTTCGGCATCTCCCGGGCCGTCGAGTCCACCCGGCTCACCGCGACCGGCACCGCTTTCGGCACGCCCGGCTTCCTCGCGCCCGAACAGGCCCTGGGCCACGATGTGACCGGCGCCGCCGATGTGTTCGCCCTCGGCGCGGTACTGGTCGCGGCGGCGGGCGGCAGCGCCTGGGGCGAGGGTACGCCGATGGGGCTGATGTACCGCTCCGTGCACGAACAGCCGAACCTGGCCGCCGTACCGGCCGGACTCGCCGGCCTGGTCGCACGCTGCCTGGCGAAGGACCCGGCCGACCGGCCGACCCCCACCGAACTGCTGGACCTGCTGACCGACGGTGCACCGGTGCCGGCCCCCGCGGAGGCGGCCTACGCCCCGACCCTGGCCGCACCCGCACGGCCGACGCCCCCGCCCCCGCAGCCCCCGGCGGCCCACGTGGCCCCGGCCCCGTCCCCGACTCCCCTCCCGCCCTACCCGGCCACGCCCCCGCCGCAGGTCGCCCAGGGATTCGGTCCGCCGGTCCCGTACGCGCCCCCGGAGGTCGAACTCACCGACGGGCAGGCGCGCGTCGTCGTGAACGCCACCGGGGTCGTCCTCGAAGTGGCGGGCGCGGCCGCGGACTTCGAGTGGGCGGAGATCGCGCACGTCTGGCGCACCCGGCGCGGCCACCATCTCACGGTGACCGTACGGCTGTGGGACGGCGGCGTGTACGACTGCGAGCTGAACGCCCGGCGCTCGGCCCGGCTCGGGGAGTGGTTCGCCCGGCTGGACTTCGCCCTCAGCAGGTACGCCATCCGGTAGCGGCCCGGCCACCGTGCTCGCCAACCAGCGTTAAGCAACCGTTGAGTTGACCCGTACACGCTTGAACAGTCCGCGTCCTGGGCACGCACCTCCTACCGGCATCCACCGCCGGGCCGTACCGGCAGAGGGAGGGCGTCATGGACCGTCGCATCCGGGTACGCGTCAGCCGACGCCCCGCCGCGCCGCGCGAACGCGAGATCGACCGCAGGACTCCGTCGGGGCGGGTACTGCCGTACTGACGGGTTCCGCTGCGGCTTCCCACCCTGGGGGCCGTTGTCGGCTGCCGGGTGTCACAGCGGTGCCTGCCAGGTGACCGTTGTCCCCTCCGTGTCCTCGCCCGCCTCGGTGTTTCCGTCGTCGTACACCGTCAGCCGTACCGCCGCACGGCCGTCCGGCAGGGTCGCCGTCGCGTCGACGGTCACCTCGATGCGGGAGACGGCCCGGCGGCGGGCCGCGGTGTCGAGGGCGCGGCGGAGGGTGGTGAGGAGCTGGGTGGCGACGCGGTCCGGGACGCGGCTGTCCACCGGGCCGAGGAAGCGAGCGGACGGCGGGAAGCCGAGCAGCGTCGCCGCGCCCGCCGTCCGGGCCCGCCTGGCCGGGATCGGCGGTGCGCAGCGCCGCGTACCGGGCGCCGGTCAGCTCGGCGGCGCCGTCCACGATGCGCTGCAGGGTGGTGCGCAGTTCGAGTTCGGAGCCGACCCCGAGAGCCGCTTCGAGCAGCGGCGGCAGATGCGGGACGGGATCGCCGGGCACGGGGCGTGGCGCAGGCTCAGGCGGCCATCGGGTTCAGGACCAGTGGCTCGATCTGGCCCTCCAGCATGGCGCCGAGGCCTTGCACCGCGCAGATGTCGGGCCGTTCGGCGATGTGCACGGGCATCCCGGTGGCCTGGCGCAGCATCTGGTCGAAGCCGGGCAGCAGCGCCGAGCCGCCGACCATCACGATCCCGCGGTCGGCGAGGTCGGCGACCAGGTCGGGCGGGCAGTCGCGCAGCACCTTGCCGATGCCGTCGAGGACGCCGGTCAGCGGGGTCTGGATCGCGTCGCGCACGGCGGCGGTGTCGATCTGCGCGCTGCGCGGCAGCCCGCTGACCACGTCACGGCCCTGGATCTCGGTCTCCGCCGGGCCGTGCGGGGTGAGCCCGGTGCCGGCCAGGGCCAGTTGCAGCGGACGCACGGACTGGCCGGGCAGCAGCAGCTTGTGCTGGTGCCGCAGGTACTGCACGATCGCGTGGTCCACGGCGTCGCCGCCCACCGGGATCCGCTCGGCGGCGACGATCGAGCCGAGCGAGAGCACCGCGACCTGCGTGGTCGCCGCCCCGCACACCATGATCATGGCGGCCTCGGGGCGTTCCACCGGCAGCCCGCAGCCGACGGCGGCGGCGATCAGCGTGTCCACCAGCTCGACCCGGCGCGCGCCCAGCCCGACCAGCGTCTCGGTGATCGCCCGCTGGGCCAGCGGATCGGCGCCGTACGGGGCGCAGGCCGCCGCGCGCAGCCGCAGATTACGGCGCAGGGCACGGCGCATCTTGTCGCCGAGCAGTTGCCGCAGCATGCGGTGGGCCATCTCGATGTCGACCACCGTGCCGCCGGCGATGGGCCGCACGACCTGGATGTAGTCCGGCGTCCGTCCCGTCATCCGCTCCGCGAGCTCGCCGACGGCTATGAGCGAGCCGGAACGGGCGTTCACCGCGGCCACCGAGGGCTCGTCGACGACCAGACCGGAGCCCCGCACATACACCCTGGTACGGGCCGCGCCCAGGTCGACGGCGAAGTGGCAGCGACGCAGCTGCTCCAGGTTGACGGTCACGGCGATCCTCCCGGTGCACGGGCCTTGGTGCGCCCGGCCGGCTGGCGGGCCTCTCCCAGCATCCTGAGCCCGCCACACCGGCGGACGCCTGCTGGAGGGGGCCGGGCGGGGTGCCGCCGAACGGGGGTTCTTCGCGGCTTCGGGCGCGTCCCGGGCTCCGTTCGGCGCGCGGAAGAGGTAAAGGGCCACGGTGCACGCGGCGGACCCGGCCCGGCCGCGCTCATGGGCGGTTCGGGGTTCATACGATGCCCTGGATCACCCCCAGCTCCACCAGATCCTGTGGGCGGATGCGGAGCTGGTCCGCGGTCGCCTCGACCTCGTCCTTCGGGCGTTTGAGGATGGCCGCCGCCAGTTCCGGGGCGATCACCGAGAAGTAACTGTCCGGGGTGGCCCAGGTGTTGCCGGGCGCGGCCAGCGCGAGCGCTCCGCCGGAGCCGCCCTCGCCGATGACGAGTGTGGTGATCGGTACCCGGGCGGACGCCACCGCCCCGAACGCCTCGGCGATCGCGGCCCCGGCTCCCTGCCGCTCCGCCTCGGCGTCATTGGCCGCGCCCGGGGTGTCCACCAGTGTCAGCACCGGGATGTCGAGCCGGTCCGCGAGCCGGATCAGCCGGGTCGCGGTCCGGTATCCGGCGGGCCGGGTCGCCGCCCCGGTCTGCGCCGCGTAGGCCACGGTACGACCGTCCCGCTCACCGAACCCGCACAGCATGCCGTCGGGATCCGTACCGCCGCACCGGTCACCGCCGATGTCGAGGCGATGGGTGAAGTAGGCGTCCAAGTAGGCCTGTGCGCGGGGGCGTTCGGGGGAGCGGGCGCGGCGGACGGCTGCCCAGCCGGTGGCGGGCAGGCCACCGGCGCCGAGGGCGGCTGGTGCGGGGGCCTCCTGTGCCGGCGTGGTGAGCAGCCTGAGCCACCGCCCCAGTGTCTCCCGCAGTTCCGCGGGCCGTACCACCATGTCCGCCGACCCCACCGCCACCTGTCCCTCGGCGGTGTAGGCCGCCGGGTCGGCGTCCGGGGGCCGGACCCGGGAACCGGCGAAGCCCACCTGGGCGCCCGGCAGGGCCAGGACGACGTCGGCGCCCGCGCCGAGGGTGGCCCAGCCGCCGCCTGTCGTGGGGTCCCGCAGGACCGCGATCTGCGGCAGACCGGCCTCCCGGGTGAGCGCCGACTCGCGGGCCACCCGCTGGAGTTGGCTCAGCGCGAGCATGCCCTCCTGCATCCGGCTGCCGCCGGTGGCGATCAACGGCACGACCGGGAGCTGGTGGGCGCGGGCGTGGTGGTACGCCGCCTCCAGCCGGT contains:
- a CDS encoding serine/threonine-protein kinase, with product MERIGGYLVERRLGEGGMGTVYLARTRGGRAVAVKVAKAELAADAVFRERFRSEVEAARAVGGFHTAQVVDADVDGELLWLATAYIPGPTLAGRLAAEGAMDEPRLRALAAALAEALESIHSCGLVHRDLKPGNIIMAVDGPRVLDFGISRAVESTRLTATGTAFGTPGFLAPEQALGHDVTGAADVFALGAVLVAAAGGSAWGEGTPMGLMYRSVHEQPNLAAVPAGLAGLVARCLAKDPADRPTPTELLDLLTDGAPVPAPAEAAYAPTLAAPARPTPPPPQPPAAHVAPAPSPTPLPPYPATPPPQVAQGFGPPVPYAPPEVELTDGQARVVVNATGVVLEVAGAAADFEWAEIAHVWRTRRGHHLTVTVRLWDGGVYDCELNARRSARLGEWFARLDFALSRYAIR
- a CDS encoding rod shape-determining protein, with amino-acid sequence MTVNLEQLRRCHFAVDLGAARTRVYVRGSGLVVDEPSVAAVNARSGSLIAVGELAERMTGRTPDYIQVVRPIAGGTVVDIEMAHRMLRQLLGDKMRRALRRNLRLRAAACAPYGADPLAQRAITETLVGLGARRVELVDTLIAAAVGCGLPVERPEAAMIMVCGAATTQVAVLSLGSIVAAERIPVGGDAVDHAIVQYLRHQHKLLLPGQSVRPLQLALAGTGLTPHGPAETEIQGRDVVSGLPRSAQIDTAAVRDAIQTPLTGVLDGIGKVLRDCPPDLVADLADRGIVMVGGSALLPGFDQMLRQATGMPVHIAERPDICAVQGLGAMLEGQIEPLVLNPMAA
- a CDS encoding carboxyl transferase domain-containing protein; this encodes MPERLSAREILALVADEATFGELPGRIREPKTDGPLDWQGYDASRARATARTGEEESVVCGTARVGGTPAVLIAFEFGFLGGSLGERTGDRLEAAYHHARAHQLPVVPLIATGGSRMQEGMLALSQLQRVARESALTREAGLPQIAVLRDPTTGGGWATLGAGADVVLALPGAQVGFAGSRVRPPDADPAAYTAEGQVAVGSADMVVRPAELRETLGRWLRLLTTPAQEAPAPAALGAGGLPATGWAAVRRARSPERPRAQAYLDAYFTHRLDIGGDRCGGTDPDGMLCGFGERDGRTVAYAAQTGAATRPAGYRTATRLIRLADRLDIPVLTLVDTPGAANDAEAERQGAGAAIAEAFGAVASARVPITTLVIGEGGSGGALALAAPGNTWATPDSYFSVIAPELAAAILKRPKDEVEATADQLRIRPQDLVELGVIQGIV